One window of Botrimarina mediterranea genomic DNA carries:
- a CDS encoding ATP-binding protein, which translates to MSDSNTTARAEPLSMESTAGARRLTLLYIAALSTVAILTIGAQLLVQWQLENSQSDSHVINLAGRQRMLSQRLAKSSLQLQASSGNDIQDIKDEVATALSEWQTNHIGLQRGDTEIGLKGQLSPQLTKLFDDVRPHYDAIRIAAHEIQVATPESNATASIRRIQEHEAAFLSGMDAIVSRFVFEAERRVSRLRNSEVALLALTLLVLTAEGLFIFKPAVRQIKHVVGRLEGIGARLAVAKEQAESANEAKTRFLANVSHELRTPMTAVLGMTELARETEDPEKRNKYLGIVEEAGQSLLRLLSDLIDTAKIEAAELEIREIPFRPSEVLRQVIDLMRPLALEKGLALRSDYDDCGDLCSESKVLGDEQRLMQVLINLVGNAIKYTDAGYVELSLNISSSSLQSQKIIWTVRDSGVGIEEKDRSRLFEPFFQAHSSPKSSQGGAGLGLSICQKIIDALGGSIELVSEVGQGTTARVAIDLPIVLKSNTAPTSEFKEVESFAAPLDVLVIEDSSFNQLLLTEWLERAGHRVSIASSGVDAIAEFESNGADVVVTDYRLGPLNGAETAQRIRAIALARACPSPPVICVTGDIDATAMLPGQDAFDAVAMKPIRCEELYRLIEQAMPGGRVSTLGRDADSMSDFHRELAAELSRLVPVQLAELCEALVRRDFKSISLLAHRLRGQVTYFEQPDAERTLRQLEQAARVEDSHRCHPLVDELKAQLEELLGLLTPAAIGEKIDNATSC; encoded by the coding sequence ATGAGTGACTCCAACACCACCGCCCGCGCCGAACCTCTATCAATGGAGTCAACCGCTGGCGCACGACGATTAACGCTCTTGTACATTGCGGCGCTAAGCACCGTTGCGATTTTGACGATAGGCGCCCAGCTTCTGGTTCAATGGCAACTCGAGAATAGCCAGAGCGATTCACACGTCATCAATCTCGCCGGTCGCCAACGGATGCTCAGCCAACGGCTGGCAAAATCGTCTCTTCAGCTTCAAGCAAGCTCGGGAAACGACATCCAAGACATTAAGGACGAAGTGGCGACGGCGTTGAGCGAGTGGCAGACCAACCACATCGGTCTGCAGCGCGGCGACACTGAAATCGGCCTGAAAGGACAACTCAGTCCTCAGCTGACTAAGCTCTTTGACGACGTCCGCCCCCATTACGATGCGATTCGAATCGCCGCACACGAGATACAGGTCGCAACGCCAGAATCAAACGCTACGGCCTCGATTCGTCGCATCCAAGAGCACGAGGCAGCCTTCCTCAGCGGTATGGATGCCATCGTGTCTCGTTTCGTCTTTGAGGCCGAGCGACGCGTCTCTCGTCTTCGCAACTCGGAGGTTGCCCTCCTAGCGCTTACTCTCTTGGTGCTCACGGCCGAGGGACTATTTATTTTCAAACCGGCTGTTCGCCAAATAAAGCACGTCGTCGGCCGACTCGAAGGAATTGGCGCCAGGTTGGCCGTCGCCAAAGAGCAGGCGGAATCCGCTAATGAAGCGAAAACCCGATTCCTTGCCAACGTCAGTCATGAGCTCCGCACACCGATGACCGCCGTGCTTGGCATGACCGAGTTAGCACGTGAGACCGAGGACCCCGAGAAACGCAATAAGTACCTCGGTATCGTCGAAGAAGCAGGACAGTCGCTTCTTCGGCTGCTCAGTGATCTGATCGACACGGCAAAGATCGAAGCGGCTGAACTGGAGATTCGAGAAATCCCATTCCGACCCTCCGAGGTCCTTCGTCAAGTGATCGATCTGATGCGTCCACTCGCCCTGGAGAAAGGACTCGCTCTGCGATCTGACTACGATGATTGCGGCGATCTCTGTTCAGAGAGCAAAGTACTTGGCGATGAGCAGCGTCTGATGCAAGTACTGATCAACCTTGTTGGAAATGCTATTAAATACACCGATGCGGGATACGTCGAACTCTCACTAAACATTTCCAGCAGTTCCCTTCAGAGCCAGAAAATCATCTGGACGGTTCGTGATAGTGGAGTTGGTATCGAAGAGAAAGACCGTAGTCGTCTCTTCGAACCCTTCTTCCAAGCTCACTCCTCCCCCAAGTCTTCACAAGGCGGCGCCGGACTAGGGCTTTCAATCTGTCAAAAAATCATAGACGCACTGGGGGGATCGATTGAGCTCGTTAGTGAGGTAGGACAGGGGACCACTGCCCGAGTCGCCATCGATTTACCTATCGTCTTGAAGTCGAATACCGCACCGACGAGCGAGTTCAAAGAGGTCGAGTCATTTGCCGCTCCTCTCGACGTGCTGGTGATCGAAGACTCGTCGTTTAATCAGCTCCTTCTAACGGAATGGCTTGAAAGAGCCGGCCATCGCGTCTCTATCGCTTCCAGTGGGGTCGATGCGATCGCCGAATTTGAATCGAATGGCGCGGACGTCGTTGTGACAGACTACCGCCTCGGCCCACTCAATGGCGCCGAGACCGCGCAGAGAATCCGGGCCATTGCTCTTGCTAGGGCCTGTCCGTCTCCTCCCGTCATCTGCGTGACTGGCGACATCGACGCCACCGCAATGCTTCCCGGTCAAGACGCTTTTGACGCCGTGGCTATGAAGCCAATCAGGTGTGAAGAGCTCTACCGCCTCATCGAGCAGGCCATGCCCGGCGGTAGGGTTAGCACCCTTGGGCGAGATGCCGACTCGATGTCCGACTTTCACCGCGAACTCGCCGCAGAACTGTCTCGGCTCGTGCCAGTGCAGTTGGCAGAGCTATGCGAAGCATTAGTTAGACGCGACTTTAAGTCGATCTCGCTTCTCGCCCACCGCCTACGCGGACAGGTCACCTACTTCGAGCAGCCTGACGCCGAGCGCACTCTACGACAGCTCGAGCAGGCAGCACGAGTCGAAGACAGCCATCGCTGTCATCCGCTTGTCGATGAGCTGAAAGCGCAGTTGGAAGAGCTTCTTGGATTGCTAACCCCCGCTGCTATCGGTGAGAAGATCGATAACGCCACGAGTTGCTAA
- a CDS encoding sigma-54-dependent transcriptional regulator: protein MPFGAIIAAFPGRWQMVRADCVADPKQHVSVNTTNPASGPVVLVIDDDPLIPIVVRRAMEGAVFRMHVAADGAAGVDEVSRCKPDVVILDNVLPDCLGLNALTTIHELAPSVPILFVTARGSGGSAIEAMKLCAFDYLPKPLDPPKLRSQIDRALALRRLLSTKQVAEEDTLWPPRESLSLPPDPTNLVGDCPAMQSVFKAIGKVAMQDIAVLIRGEHGTGKESVAREIHAHSHRSSGPLVKLHCRGLDERRADEVLFGRSVEEGSTSGRIAEAAGGTLLLEEVGDLPLAIQARVLRAIRDGVYEIAGSAIEHRVECRLLAITTVDLESRSREGKFRSDLYYALSSFAIELPPVRARHGDLRLLVEHSLRKLSPIAAAFGVKEPRISEEAFLAMSAHHWPGNIDELESVLKRALIEQKGNVLLPAEITRAVSGASVVPAADPSASALCTTDWTTFTDMRIEAGSDSLHAEAIAETERKLFTRVLHHTRGNQAHAARLLGITRVSLRKKLRMYGMAPRSIDE, encoded by the coding sequence ATGCCCTTTGGCGCCATCATTGCTGCGTTTCCAGGGCGTTGGCAGATGGTGCGCGCCGACTGCGTCGCTGACCCCAAGCAACACGTGAGCGTGAACACCACCAACCCCGCGAGTGGCCCGGTCGTCCTCGTCATCGACGACGATCCCTTAATTCCGATCGTCGTCCGCCGGGCTATGGAGGGGGCCGTCTTCCGAATGCACGTCGCGGCTGATGGGGCCGCGGGGGTCGATGAGGTGTCGCGCTGCAAGCCCGATGTGGTGATCTTAGATAACGTATTGCCAGACTGCCTCGGCCTGAATGCGCTTACAACGATCCATGAATTGGCGCCTTCGGTACCAATCCTTTTCGTTACCGCGCGTGGTTCTGGGGGCTCGGCAATTGAGGCGATGAAGCTCTGCGCCTTTGACTATCTGCCAAAGCCTCTCGACCCACCGAAGTTGCGGAGCCAAATTGACCGGGCACTAGCACTGCGTCGGCTCCTCAGCACGAAGCAGGTCGCCGAAGAGGACACCCTCTGGCCGCCCCGCGAATCGCTATCACTGCCGCCAGACCCAACAAACCTCGTGGGCGATTGCCCCGCGATGCAATCGGTCTTTAAGGCGATCGGCAAGGTCGCCATGCAGGACATCGCTGTTCTGATACGAGGAGAGCACGGCACCGGCAAAGAGTCCGTCGCACGTGAAATTCATGCCCACAGCCATCGCTCCTCGGGTCCACTCGTCAAACTTCACTGCCGTGGACTAGATGAACGTCGCGCCGACGAGGTTCTATTCGGGCGGTCAGTTGAGGAGGGATCTACCTCAGGTCGGATCGCCGAAGCCGCTGGCGGCACCTTGCTGCTAGAAGAAGTCGGCGACCTCCCCCTCGCCATCCAGGCTCGGGTGCTGCGGGCCATCCGAGACGGCGTTTATGAAATAGCAGGCTCAGCAATAGAGCACCGTGTCGAGTGTCGTCTACTCGCGATCACCACGGTCGACCTCGAGTCGCGTTCGCGGGAAGGAAAGTTCCGCTCCGATTTGTATTACGCGTTATCCTCTTTCGCCATCGAGCTCCCTCCCGTCCGTGCCAGGCACGGTGACTTGCGTCTGCTGGTAGAGCATAGCTTGCGGAAGCTAAGCCCCATTGCGGCTGCGTTTGGGGTCAAAGAACCGCGGATTTCAGAAGAGGCCTTCCTCGCAATGTCGGCCCACCACTGGCCTGGGAACATCGACGAATTGGAAAGCGTTCTGAAACGAGCGCTTATCGAGCAGAAGGGGAATGTGCTACTGCCAGCCGAGATCACCCGCGCTGTATCGGGAGCATCCGTGGTCCCCGCGGCCGACCCATCTGCTTCGGCTCTATGCACGACCGATTGGACGACATTTACCGATATGCGTATCGAGGCGGGGTCCGACTCGCTCCATGCTGAAGCGATCGCCGAGACCGAGAGGAAGCTCTTCACACGCGTGCTACATCACACCCGTGGCAATCAAGCGCACGCTGCTCGCCTCCTCGGGATTACGCGCGTCAGCCTGCGTAAGAAGCTGCGCATGTATGGAATGGCCCCGCGCAGTATCGATGAGTGA
- the glpK gene encoding glycerol kinase GlpK, with protein MATHVLALDQGTTSSRSILFDRRGRAVASAQQEFPQIYPSPGHVEHDPLAIWKSQLKTARAALRKAGKSAQDVATIGITNQRETVVLWDRKTGRPIDNALVWQSRITTPLCEKLRQDGWEETIRSKTGLIIDPYFSGTKFRYLLDKHKLRRRAAKGEILAGTVDSWLLWNLTGGAVHATDYSNASRTMLYNIHTLDWDDELLDLLKVPRQMLPEVRDSSGEFGVTKKALFGAEIPICGVAGDQQAATFGQACFERGMAKNTYGTGCFILLNVGRKPIAAPPGLLTTIGWGINGRITYCLEGSVFIGGAAVQWLRDGLKLIRKSSDIEELAKSVPDSGGIYLVPAFVGLGAPHWDSYARGLLIGLDRSTTGGHIARAAVEAMAYQSHDVIDMMASQSKVRLKTLRVDGGAAVNNDLLQFQADLLGKPVQRPVITETTALGAAYLAGLAAKVWGSTAELAKQWELDREFPPQLATSERKRLINGWSSAVTRSKRWLAD; from the coding sequence GTGGCAACGCACGTCCTCGCCCTGGATCAGGGAACCACCTCCAGCCGCAGCATCTTGTTCGACCGTCGCGGCCGTGCGGTCGCCTCGGCTCAACAAGAGTTCCCGCAGATTTATCCGTCGCCTGGACATGTCGAGCACGACCCGCTGGCGATTTGGAAGTCGCAGCTCAAGACCGCGCGGGCGGCGTTGCGCAAGGCGGGCAAGTCAGCGCAAGATGTCGCCACTATCGGCATCACCAACCAGCGCGAGACTGTTGTCTTGTGGGACCGAAAGACCGGTCGCCCGATCGATAACGCCCTGGTCTGGCAGAGTCGCATCACGACGCCGCTTTGCGAGAAGCTGCGTCAGGACGGCTGGGAAGAAACCATCCGCTCGAAGACGGGCCTCATCATCGACCCCTACTTCAGCGGGACGAAGTTCCGTTACCTGCTCGACAAGCACAAGTTGCGGCGTCGGGCGGCGAAGGGCGAGATTCTTGCCGGCACGGTCGACTCATGGCTGCTGTGGAATCTGACCGGCGGCGCCGTCCACGCCACCGACTACAGCAACGCCAGCCGCACGATGCTCTACAACATCCACACGCTGGACTGGGACGACGAGCTTCTCGATCTCCTGAAGGTGCCTCGACAGATGCTGCCGGAAGTCAGGGATTCTAGCGGCGAGTTTGGCGTTACGAAAAAAGCCCTGTTCGGCGCCGAGATCCCTATCTGCGGCGTCGCGGGCGACCAGCAAGCCGCCACCTTTGGTCAGGCCTGCTTCGAGCGTGGGATGGCCAAGAACACGTACGGCACCGGTTGCTTCATCCTGCTGAACGTTGGGCGGAAGCCGATCGCCGCGCCGCCCGGATTGCTGACGACGATTGGCTGGGGAATCAATGGACGGATCACTTATTGCTTGGAAGGATCGGTGTTCATCGGCGGCGCCGCGGTGCAATGGCTGCGAGACGGGCTGAAGCTCATCCGCAAGTCCAGCGACATCGAGGAGCTCGCCAAGAGCGTCCCCGACAGCGGCGGCATCTATCTCGTGCCCGCCTTCGTTGGCCTCGGGGCACCTCACTGGGACTCGTATGCACGCGGTCTGCTCATCGGGCTCGATCGATCGACGACCGGGGGGCACATCGCCCGGGCGGCCGTCGAGGCGATGGCGTACCAGAGCCACGACGTGATCGACATGATGGCGAGCCAATCAAAGGTCCGGCTCAAGACGCTCCGCGTCGATGGCGGCGCCGCGGTCAACAACGACCTGTTGCAGTTCCAGGCCGACCTGCTCGGCAAGCCGGTGCAGCGTCCGGTTATTACGGAGACCACCGCCCTCGGCGCCGCTTACCTTGCGGGCCTCGCGGCGAAGGTATGGGGAAGCACCGCCGAGCTTGCCAAACAGTGGGAGCTCGACCGAGAGTTCCCGCCCCAGCTCGCGACAAGCGAGCGAAAGCGCTTGATCAACGGCTGGTCCTCGGCGGTGACGCGGTCAAAGCGGTGGCTTGCAGACTGA
- a CDS encoding matrixin family metalloprotease, giving the protein MNRPNSHRLTIARVVAATAVIGAGLLTPASSSGYLSQQRWSATASGSTSFVGDPITLTWSLPPDGVPTSVSGVNKLLASLDKAFDVGGVPSDDLTTRPWFPLLQSAVERWSELSGVRMVYEPYDDCAIIGPSGGVLGVRGDVRIGGHTLNGAGGALALSNFPNSGDVLLDTADIAFLTLPGENYLRLRNVLTHEVGHALGLGHVESDDSNSLMEPQLHLSFDGPQIDDIRGMHWMYGDVNEWANGGRGNDFRELATPLGALSAGISLGVGFDAAKTDAIDAADRDFVSITSTSDRDFYVFSTDAPLRAELTLTPLGGTYHQGLPGGDQSLIDASARGNLYFELFNADSEGVLATANSTPAGAAESLTIDLATPGDYVVRVASSFHAVQLYQLELQATPIDGASTPITPEPTSLAVAAIALTTAGSLSYRCAG; this is encoded by the coding sequence ATGAATCGTCCAAACTCCCATCGTCTAACGATCGCCCGCGTGGTTGCCGCCACCGCGGTGATCGGCGCTGGGCTGCTGACTCCAGCGTCGTCCTCTGGCTACTTGTCGCAACAGCGTTGGTCCGCGACGGCTTCGGGAAGTACTTCCTTCGTGGGAGATCCGATTACGTTGACCTGGAGTCTGCCGCCGGACGGTGTGCCGACGAGCGTCTCGGGCGTCAACAAGCTCTTGGCTTCGCTCGACAAGGCGTTCGATGTTGGTGGCGTCCCCTCCGACGACCTGACGACGCGGCCGTGGTTCCCGTTGCTGCAGTCGGCGGTGGAGCGCTGGAGCGAACTCAGCGGCGTACGGATGGTGTACGAGCCTTATGACGACTGCGCCATTATCGGCCCTAGCGGCGGCGTTCTGGGCGTCCGTGGGGACGTGCGGATCGGCGGCCACACGCTCAACGGCGCCGGCGGCGCGCTCGCGCTGAGCAACTTTCCTAACAGCGGTGACGTTCTGCTCGACACGGCCGACATCGCCTTTCTGACCCTCCCCGGAGAGAACTACCTGCGGCTACGCAACGTGTTGACGCACGAGGTCGGTCACGCCCTGGGCTTGGGGCACGTCGAATCCGATGACAGCAATTCCTTGATGGAACCGCAGCTGCATCTGTCCTTCGACGGCCCGCAGATCGACGACATCCGCGGCATGCACTGGATGTACGGCGATGTTAACGAGTGGGCAAATGGCGGTCGGGGCAACGATTTCCGCGAACTGGCGACACCGCTTGGCGCCTTGAGCGCAGGCATATCGTTAGGGGTTGGCTTTGACGCGGCTAAGACGGACGCCATCGACGCCGCTGATCGTGACTTTGTCAGCATCACCAGCACGTCCGATCGCGACTTCTACGTTTTCAGCACCGACGCACCGCTCCGGGCCGAGCTGACGCTGACGCCGCTCGGCGGGACGTACCACCAAGGACTGCCGGGCGGCGACCAATCGCTGATCGACGCGTCCGCGCGCGGCAATCTCTACTTCGAGTTGTTCAACGCCGACAGTGAGGGAGTCCTTGCCACGGCCAACAGCACCCCCGCTGGCGCCGCTGAGAGTCTGACAATCGACCTCGCTACGCCCGGCGACTATGTGGTGCGTGTGGCGAGCTCGTTCCACGCCGTTCAGCTGTACCAACTCGAATTGCAGGCCACGCCGATCGACGGGGCGTCGACTCCGATCACCCCCGAGCCCACATCGCTCGCCGTTGCCGCCATCGCGCTGACGACGGCCGGTTCGCTTTCCTATCGCTGCGCCGGCTGA
- the phnX gene encoding phosphonoacetaldehyde hydrolase: MTLPSSLSLQAVVVDWAGTIVDHGSRAPVEAFREVFRRRGVEITVAEAREPMGMEKRDHIVALLSNPRIGAAWRAVYGGDASDCEIDSLYHDFLPLQSELLTHHADVIPGALEALAECRRLAMRIGSSSGYAAPLMETLVPLAEQNGVKVDAVVSASEVPKGRPAPWMILENMKRLGVYPPASVVVVDDTTVGVEAGVNAGAWSIGVIETGNALGLGVEELAELDLGERERRSSAGRAAMLAAGAHYAINSIADLPKTLAVIAERLAAGERP; the protein is encoded by the coding sequence ATGACGTTGCCCTCGTCACTGTCACTTCAGGCCGTCGTCGTCGACTGGGCGGGTACCATCGTAGATCACGGTAGCCGCGCTCCCGTTGAGGCGTTCCGAGAGGTCTTTCGCCGTCGAGGCGTTGAGATCACCGTCGCAGAAGCCCGCGAGCCGATGGGCATGGAGAAGCGCGATCACATCGTCGCGTTGCTTTCGAATCCTCGGATCGGCGCCGCCTGGAGGGCGGTCTATGGCGGCGATGCGAGCGATTGCGAAATCGACAGCCTCTACCATGACTTTCTCCCACTGCAGAGTGAATTGCTCACGCACCACGCTGATGTGATTCCGGGTGCGCTGGAGGCATTGGCCGAGTGTCGTCGGTTAGCCATGCGGATTGGCTCCAGCAGTGGATACGCGGCGCCGCTGATGGAAACTCTCGTTCCTCTGGCGGAACAGAATGGCGTCAAAGTCGATGCGGTTGTTTCCGCTTCGGAAGTCCCGAAGGGACGGCCAGCGCCATGGATGATCCTTGAGAATATGAAGCGACTTGGGGTTTACCCGCCCGCGTCTGTTGTCGTCGTCGACGATACGACGGTTGGCGTGGAGGCGGGCGTTAATGCCGGCGCATGGAGCATCGGCGTCATCGAGACAGGGAATGCGCTTGGCTTAGGTGTTGAAGAGCTCGCAGAGCTAGATTTAGGAGAACGCGAGCGGCGAAGCTCGGCGGGTAGAGCGGCAATGCTAGCGGCTGGAGCCCACTACGCCATCAACTCGATTGCCGACCTCCCCAAGACGTTGGCAGTGATTGCGGAGCGACTCGCTGCTGGGGAGCGGCCGTGA
- a CDS encoding MIP/aquaporin family protein, with translation MNEVFLAELVGTAILILLGNGVVANVCLQGAAGRNGGWICIAAGWGLAVAMAVYCVGRISGAHINPAVTIALMTLGEIETSVVPIYLAGQFVGAAIGAVLVWLTYKRHFDATQDPDAIRSCFCTSPAIAATPWNFVTEFIGTALLIVGVLAISANSNSVASDSIDLSLVFSVGLNPLLVGLLVAAIGLSLGGPTGYAINPARDLAPRIVHALLPIGGKGDSGWQYSWVPVAAPIAGGIAGALLWRSLGF, from the coding sequence ATGAACGAGGTCTTTCTCGCAGAGCTTGTCGGAACAGCGATCCTCATCCTACTCGGAAACGGCGTTGTCGCTAACGTCTGCCTCCAAGGCGCGGCTGGACGCAACGGTGGATGGATCTGCATCGCCGCGGGCTGGGGACTAGCGGTTGCGATGGCCGTCTACTGCGTAGGACGAATCAGCGGCGCCCACATCAATCCAGCCGTTACGATTGCGCTGATGACGCTGGGCGAGATCGAGACGAGCGTCGTGCCGATCTACCTCGCCGGGCAATTCGTTGGGGCGGCGATCGGGGCGGTTCTTGTCTGGCTGACCTACAAGCGTCACTTCGACGCCACCCAAGACCCCGACGCAATTCGCAGCTGCTTCTGCACCAGCCCCGCCATTGCCGCAACGCCGTGGAACTTCGTTACCGAGTTCATCGGGACCGCGTTGCTAATCGTGGGCGTGCTCGCGATTAGCGCAAATTCCAATTCGGTCGCAAGTGACTCGATCGATTTGTCTCTCGTCTTCAGCGTTGGCTTGAATCCGCTACTTGTGGGGCTGCTCGTCGCGGCGATTGGGCTTTCACTTGGAGGCCCGACGGGGTACGCGATCAACCCGGCGCGCGACCTCGCGCCGCGGATCGTCCACGCTCTCCTTCCCATCGGTGGCAAGGGCGACTCTGGCTGGCAATACTCGTGGGTGCCGGTCGCGGCGCCGATCGCGGGCGGAATCGCCGGCGCGTTGCTGTGGCGTAGCCTCGGCTTCTAA
- a CDS encoding glycerol-3-phosphate dehydrogenase/oxidase: MNERFTTSESPTPPTACLEGRTLDVLVVGGGIVGAGVARDAAMRGLAVAVIDKGDFASGTSSRSSRLLHGGLRYLAQGRVGLVREASLEKRTIGKIAPHLAEPLAFVFPSYARSAWPMWKLVLGVKTYDLLCGMQNFGRSSTMGRTATLSRVKGLSADKLNGSVRYFDALTNDARLAIDSLRSAAHHGAVALNYTKLESAEPVGGFWRCRLATEQGVVEVMTRTVVNATGPWSDRIPGSGTALRLTKGVHLVVDRSRLPIPDAVVMAEGERILFAIPWGERVILGTTDTDYDGPLEEPSCDPSDIEYVLGVTNATFPAAKLKPVDVISTWSGLRPLVADPNGDPSDISRRHKVSMTHPGWWDVTGGKLTTYRLMAEETVDAIVRHTKLEAKPCATATKRVLDGVTGPAVGLLPPEVSRAAVEHYCRHEWARHLGDVMLRRTSWRHYCHDHAAVAVQVAEWMAAEFGWSDAQRSEELQRYRQLTSTDAVPSPHFVDQTTAIRNGQPKGHANGHAVLSATNRGDAQPAARQANE, translated from the coding sequence ATGAACGAGCGTTTCACCACCAGCGAATCTCCTACTCCCCCCACGGCGTGCCTCGAGGGCCGCACGCTGGACGTCCTCGTCGTCGGTGGGGGGATTGTCGGCGCTGGCGTGGCTCGCGACGCTGCGATGCGCGGCCTCGCTGTCGCGGTCATTGATAAGGGTGACTTCGCCTCGGGCACGAGCAGTCGCTCCAGCCGCTTGTTGCACGGCGGCCTGCGCTACTTGGCTCAAGGCCGTGTCGGCTTGGTGCGAGAGGCGAGCCTCGAGAAGCGAACCATCGGCAAGATCGCCCCGCATTTGGCGGAGCCGCTAGCGTTCGTTTTTCCGTCTTATGCGCGGTCGGCGTGGCCGATGTGGAAGCTTGTGCTCGGCGTCAAGACGTACGACCTCCTGTGCGGCATGCAGAATTTCGGACGTAGCAGCACGATGGGACGCACCGCGACCCTCTCGCGCGTCAAAGGGCTCTCTGCCGACAAGCTTAATGGATCGGTCCGTTACTTCGATGCGCTAACGAACGACGCCCGCTTGGCGATCGACTCGCTCCGCTCCGCGGCTCACCACGGCGCCGTCGCCCTCAACTACACGAAGCTGGAGAGCGCCGAGCCCGTGGGCGGGTTCTGGCGTTGCCGCCTGGCGACGGAGCAAGGCGTCGTCGAAGTGATGACACGAACCGTCGTCAACGCCACCGGACCGTGGTCCGACCGCATCCCGGGCTCGGGCACCGCGCTGCGGCTCACCAAGGGGGTCCACCTCGTCGTTGACCGCAGCCGCCTGCCGATCCCCGACGCGGTCGTCATGGCCGAGGGAGAGCGGATCTTGTTTGCGATCCCGTGGGGTGAGCGCGTGATTCTCGGCACGACCGACACGGACTACGACGGCCCGCTTGAAGAGCCCTCCTGCGACCCGTCCGATATCGAATACGTCCTCGGCGTCACCAACGCGACGTTCCCCGCCGCAAAGCTCAAGCCGGTTGACGTCATTAGCACATGGTCAGGCCTCCGTCCGCTCGTCGCCGACCCGAATGGCGACCCCTCCGACATCTCTCGTCGGCACAAGGTCTCGATGACGCACCCCGGCTGGTGGGACGTCACCGGCGGCAAATTGACGACCTACCGGTTGATGGCCGAAGAGACCGTCGATGCGATCGTTAGGCACACCAAGCTCGAAGCCAAGCCGTGCGCGACCGCTACCAAACGGGTTCTCGATGGCGTTACCGGCCCCGCCGTCGGGCTGCTTCCTCCGGAAGTATCGCGGGCAGCGGTCGAGCACTACTGCCGCCACGAGTGGGCCCGCCACCTCGGCGACGTGATGCTCCGCCGCACGAGCTGGCGGCACTACTGCCACGACCACGCCGCCGTCGCGGTGCAAGTCGCAGAGTGGATGGCGGCGGAGTTCGGCTGGAGCGATGCGCAGCGATCGGAAGAGCTGCAACGCTACCGCCAACTGACGTCAACTGACGCCGTCCCGAGCCCGCACTTTGTGGACCAAACGACGGCCATCCGTAACGGTCAACCGAAGGGGCACGCCAATGGCCACGCGGTTCTTAGCGCAACAAACCGGGGCGATGCGCAGCCAGCTGCGCGTCAAGCCAATGAATAA
- a CDS encoding zinc-binding dehydrogenase — MFVAPGEPLQLQSFPRPRLASGETLVKTTCCTLCGSDLHTYLGDRQGPKPAVLGHETIGTIVAFGPGYAPIDGKGGPLEIGDRVSWSVAASCGECFFCRHDLPQKCELLFKYGHEPCCGMYPLSGGMAEYCHLKRGTAIFRVPETIPDFVASSANCATATVAAAMRSAGGCRGKAVVIQGAGLLGLTAAAMASVQGAKHILVADVDPQRVSVASRFGADAAVDVATGPDQLADALYAATDNRGADIVFEMSGSADAIRQGLPLLRIGGCNVFVGAVKPISTVQLDPEQLVRRMWTLRGVHNYAPIDLADAIDFLAASWDQFPFVEMVGGEFPLERADEAFQHMIATRAVRVAVRPGGQLNSC; from the coding sequence GTGTTTGTCGCGCCTGGTGAGCCGCTGCAGTTGCAGAGCTTTCCGCGACCACGATTGGCTTCCGGTGAAACGCTCGTGAAGACAACCTGCTGCACACTATGCGGCAGTGACCTTCACACTTATTTGGGCGATCGGCAAGGCCCGAAACCTGCGGTGCTGGGGCACGAGACGATTGGCACAATCGTCGCTTTCGGGCCAGGTTACGCGCCGATCGACGGAAAAGGCGGCCCTCTAGAGATCGGTGACCGAGTCTCGTGGTCGGTCGCCGCCAGTTGTGGCGAGTGCTTCTTCTGCCGTCATGACCTGCCCCAGAAGTGTGAGTTGCTGTTCAAGTATGGTCACGAGCCGTGCTGCGGCATGTACCCTTTGAGCGGTGGGATGGCTGAGTACTGTCACTTGAAGCGGGGGACAGCGATTTTTCGAGTGCCGGAGACAATCCCCGACTTTGTTGCCTCGTCGGCCAACTGCGCAACGGCAACGGTTGCGGCAGCGATGAGGTCTGCTGGTGGCTGCCGCGGTAAGGCCGTCGTGATTCAGGGCGCAGGGCTGCTAGGTTTGACTGCCGCTGCGATGGCTAGCGTACAGGGGGCCAAGCACATCCTCGTCGCCGATGTCGATCCGCAACGCGTCTCTGTCGCCTCGCGTTTCGGGGCTGATGCTGCAGTCGATGTTGCAACAGGTCCCGACCAATTAGCTGACGCTCTCTACGCCGCCACCGATAATCGAGGCGCTGACATTGTCTTCGAGATGTCTGGCTCCGCCGACGCCATTCGCCAGGGCCTGCCGTTGCTTCGCATCGGGGGCTGCAATGTCTTTGTTGGCGCCGTCAAGCCAATCAGCACCGTACAACTCGATCCGGAGCAACTCGTTCGACGGATGTGGACGCTACGGGGAGTCCATAACTACGCCCCAATCGACTTAGCCGATGCTATCGATTTCTTGGCGGCGAGTTGGGACCAGTTTCCGTTTGTAGAAATGGTCGGCGGCGAGTTTCCTTTGGAACGGGCGGACGAGGCGTTTCAGCACATGATCGCAACAAGAGCGGTCAGGGTTGCGGTACGTCCGGGTGGCCAACTCAATTCATGCTAG